The genomic region cagtgttctccatctgtaaaatggataaatgttagggttgggggtcaccacaacatgaggaactgtattaaagggtcgcggcattaggaaggttgagaaccactgtgctagagagATGATTACACAAAGACTGTAAATGTAATACgatttcatttccccctcctagATGTGGAACGATTACAAGCTTAAATGGAACCCAGAAGACTACGGAGGCGTCCAGTTTATTCGAGTGCCCTCGCAAAAGATTTGGAAGCCAGATATCGTGTTATATAACAAGTAAGGTTAAGACGTCTAAATCTACCGAGAAAGGCCGTGAGAACTAAATTTACCGAGAAAGGCCgtgagaaccagggggcatccattgaaaatgctggggggaagaattaggactaataaaaggaaacacttcttcacgcaacgtgtgatcggtgtttggaatacactgccacaggaggtggtgatggccactcacctggatagctttaaaaagggcttggacagatttatggaggagaagtcgatctatgtctaccaatcttgatcctccttgatctcagattgcaaatgccttagcagaccaggtgctcaggagcaggagcagcagaaggccattgctttcacctcctgcaggtgagctcccaaaggcacctggtgggccactgcgagtagcagagtgctggactagacggactctggtctgatccagctggcttgttcttatgttcttatgttctaactgtaATTTGTTCTCAGCAAAGGTTATGCCGACTGTtttgattccgcacagcagctgagcaAACATTAACTCTGTCCCGTGACATTCGGATGTGTTTCCTTCCTTGGCAGCGCCGTCGGGGACTTCCAGGCGGACGACAAAACCAAGGCCATCTTGAATTACACTGGCAACGTCACGTGGATGCCGCCGGCGATCTTCAAGAGCTCCTGCAAGATAGACGTGACCTACTTCCCGTTCGACTACCAGAATTGCACCATGAAGTTCGGTTCCTGGTCCTACGACAAAGCGGAGATCGACTTGGTCCTCGTGGGCTCCACGATGAACCTGAAGGACTACTGGGAGAGCGGCGAGTGGGCCATCATCAACGCCCCCGGTTACAAACACGACATCAAGTACAACTGCTGCGAGGCCGTCTACACCGATATCACCTATTCGCTTTACATTCGGCGGTTGCCCTTGTTTTACACTATCAATATGATTATTCCGTGTCTCCTGATTTCCTTTCTAACCGTGTTGGTCTTCTACCTGCCTTCCGACTGCGGGGAGAAAGTCACCTTGTGCATTTCGGTCCTCCTGTCGTTGACCGTCTTCCTCCTGGTGATAACGGAGACCATCCCGTCCACGTCGCTGGTGATACCTCTGATCGGGGAATACCTCCTCTTCACCATGATATTTGTAACCCTCTCGATCGTCATCACCGTCTTCGTCCTGAACGTGCACTACCGGACTCCGAGGACGCACACGATGCCCAAATGGGTGAAGGCCATTTTCCTCCACTTCCTCCCCAGGATCATGTTCATGACCAGGCCGGCCGGCGAGGACGACGACAGCCCGAAGCCAAAGGCCTCGAATGGCACCGAGCTCTCCCAGTTGAACTCCGCCAGCCTCCCCGAAGCGAAGTGCCGCAGAGAGGGCTACCTGCCCCGGGAggcggcctgctgctgctgccagaccCAGGACGTGAAATTTGTGAAAGCGAGCAGCAACCTGACTCGAAGCTCCAGCTCCGAATCCGTGGATGTCCTGTTTCCGTTCTCGGTCCTGTCGCCAGAGATGCGGGAGGCGATCGAGAGCGTCAAGTACATTGCGGAAAACATGAGGCTGCAGAACGAAGCCAAAGAGGTACGAGAATAACTGTGCTTTCAAAACTGCATAGCCTTATTTCTGCTGTTTTGGAGTTTCAACCTGGGGCGGATTTGAAGCGACTGACGGATGTTCCGCACATAATAAGCACGGTTCAAGTCCGGTCGCACCCCTAAGACCAAAGAGATTCTCAGAATAAACGCTTTTGAGAGTCAAGATATGAAGGGAGACCCAAGTTTTGAAAGCTTAAACCCCTTTCCAAGAGTTGTTggttctaaggagcagcagtggcgtaggaggttaagagctcgtgtatctaatctggaggaaccgggtttgattcccagttctgccgcctgagctgtggaggcttatctggggaattcagattagcctgtactctccgacacacaccagctgggtgaccttgggctagtcacagcttctcggagctctctcagccccacctacctcacagggtgtttgttgtgaggggggaagggcaaggaggttgtcagcccctttgagtctccggcaggagagaaagggggtatattaatccaaactcttcttcttctcttctttttctaatggcacttccgtacatgcagaataatgcactttcaatccactttgcagctgggttttactgtgcggaatagccaaatcaacttgc from Sphaerodactylus townsendi isolate TG3544 linkage group LG17, MPM_Stown_v2.3, whole genome shotgun sequence harbors:
- the CHRNA3 gene encoding neuronal acetylcholine receptor subunit alpha-3 codes for the protein MDRTLRLCLFVAVCSYLKGGGCSEAEHRLYEELFANYNNIIRPVENVSDPVFIWFEVSLSQLVKVDEVNQIMETNLWLRHMWNDYKLKWNPEDYGGVQFIRVPSQKIWKPDIVLYNNAVGDFQADDKTKAILNYTGNVTWMPPAIFKSSCKIDVTYFPFDYQNCTMKFGSWSYDKAEIDLVLVGSTMNLKDYWESGEWAIINAPGYKHDIKYNCCEAVYTDITYSLYIRRLPLFYTINMIIPCLLISFLTVLVFYLPSDCGEKVTLCISVLLSLTVFLLVITETIPSTSLVIPLIGEYLLFTMIFVTLSIVITVFVLNVHYRTPRTHTMPKWVKAIFLHFLPRIMFMTRPAGEDDDSPKPKASNGTELSQLNSASLPEAKCRREGYLPREAACCCCQTQDVKFVKASSNLTRSSSSESVDVLFPFSVLSPEMREAIESVKYIAENMRLQNEAKETQDDWKYVAMVIDRIFLWVFILVCILGTAGLFLQPLMMTDEVYTKPTL